In Mycolicibacterium aubagnense, the DNA window GCGGTTGATGAACCTGGGTGAGGGCGACACACTGATTGCCGTCGCGCGCAACGCTGAAGAGGCCGAGGGCGGCGACGACGACACCGAGATCGAAACCGCGACCGAGACCGACGAAACGTAGTGCTGGGGCTGCCCCAGCCACACTGATTGAAGGAGCCGCCAGGTGAGTTCCCCGAACGAGCCGGGATACACCCGTACCGGTGACGGACCCACGAGCAATAGTGGGCCGGCCACCGGATCGGGTGGCGGCGCCCATGCGGCCGACCACGGCGGTGAGGCACCGCCGTGGCAGCGGGCCCGCACCGGAGCACCGGTGGACGGCCCCGCGGCGGTCGGCCACAGCCTGGATGACCGGCTGAACCGGTTCGTCAGCGGGTCTGGCGGTTCGTCTTCGGAGGCGGAGACGACCATCACGCCGGCGATCACTCCGGATACCCCGCCCCCGGTACCGGCCGTGCCTGGAACGGGCAACGTGCCGCCGAAGCCGGTCCGCACGGCCGAGACCGTCCGGACGGAGACGCGGCCCGACGCCGCGTACGCGAGCGAGATCCCGGACCTGTCCCGTCAGCCGCAGCGCCGGGCGGGCGAACCGCGGGAGCCCCGTAGCACCGTCGCCACCGTCTCCCCGGCGCCGACTCGTTCGGCGGCGCCCCGCAGCCGCGCGGGTGCCCGTCAGGACGGCCCGGTGCGCGCCAGCATGCAGGTGCGCCGCGTCGACCCGTGGAGCGTGTTGAAGGTCTCGTTGGTGCTGTCGGTGGCGCTGTTCTTCGTCTGGATGATCGCGGTCGCGTTCCTCTACCTCGTCCTCGGTGGCATGGGTGTGTGGAGCAAGCTCAACAGCAACGTCGGCGATCTGCTCACCAGTGGTGGCGGCAGTGGCGGTGAATTGGTTTCTGCCAGTACGATTTTCGGTGGCGCGACCCTCATCGGCTTGGTGAACATCGTGCTGTTGACGGCGATGGCCACCGCGGCGGCGTTCATCTACAACCTGACGACCGATCTGGTCGGTGGCGTTGAGGTGACGCTCGCTGATCGCGACTAGTCGGCAGGCCTGCGGAAGCGACTGACGTCGCGTTTTGGGCGCAGAGGTACCCATACGGTAATCTCATCGCTCGGCCGCAAGGCCACTTTCGGGCCTATAGCTCAGGCGGTTAGAGCGCTTCGCTGATAACGAAGAGGTCGGAGGTTCGAGTCCTCCT includes these proteins:
- a CDS encoding DUF3566 domain-containing protein: MSSPNEPGYTRTGDGPTSNSGPATGSGGGAHAADHGGEAPPWQRARTGAPVDGPAAVGHSLDDRLNRFVSGSGGSSSEAETTITPAITPDTPPPVPAVPGTGNVPPKPVRTAETVRTETRPDAAYASEIPDLSRQPQRRAGEPREPRSTVATVSPAPTRSAAPRSRAGARQDGPVRASMQVRRVDPWSVLKVSLVLSVALFFVWMIAVAFLYLVLGGMGVWSKLNSNVGDLLTSGGGSGGELVSASTIFGGATLIGLVNIVLLTAMATAAAFIYNLTTDLVGGVEVTLADRD